From Miscanthus floridulus cultivar M001 chromosome 15, ASM1932011v1, whole genome shotgun sequence, the proteins below share one genomic window:
- the LOC136509432 gene encoding F-box protein At5g07610-like — translation MEQLPDDMLANVLGRLPPSSLAASRCVRKHWCSIIDARRLLRADLLPLRVEAFFCNSYFIFNRTFLFARPTAARRIPGGHLDFFDDDDVSPIAMDHCNGLLLHYGMVVNPATRQWATWPPVPQHLDDLSPSYSRHCFALVYDPMVSPNHYEVFLITLPGSGYVYNHNDGSRSRIFENDDFQQEWPPSSYTVYVFSSSTKEWRWEERSFVRRQGGEAVGTIADMHIAESSSKHKTVYFRRSLYIHKFYN, via the coding sequence ATGGAGCAGTTACCTGACGACATGCTGGCCAATGTCCTGGGCCGCCTCCCTCCCAGCAGCCTAGCGGCGTCACGCTGTGTCCGCAAGCACTGGTGCTCCATCATCGACGCCCGACGCCTCCTGCGCGCCGACCTCCTCCCTCTTCGCGTCGAGGCTTTCTTCTGCAACAGCTACTTCATATTCAATCGCACGTTCCTCTTCGCACGCCCCACGGCGGCGCGCCGAATCCCCGGCGGCCACCTTGACTTCTTCGACGACGATGACGTCTCTCCGATAGCCATGGATCACTGCAATGGTCTCCTCTTGCATTACGGGATGGTGGTTAACCCTGCCACACGACAATGGGCCACCTGGCCTCCCGTACCACAACACCTGGATGACTTGTCTCCGTCGTATAGCCGCCACTGCTTTGCCCTTGTATACGATCCCATGGTATCGCCTAATCACTATGAGGTGTTTCTTATCACCTTACCTGGTTCTGGTTATGTTTACAACCACAATGATGGTAGCAGAAGTCGTATCTTCGAAAACGACGACTTTCAGCAAGAATGGCCGCCATCGTCATACACTGTGTATGTCTTCTCCTCCTCCACCAAAGAATGGAGGTGGGAGGAGAGGTCCTTTGTTCGCCGCCAAGGAGGGGAGGCTGTTGGGACCATCGCCGATATGCATATCGCCGAATCCAGCAGTAAACACAAGACGGTCTATTTCCGGAGATCACTTTATATccataaattttataattaa